The DNA region CCACAACAGCCACCTGTGCAGACGCTGCCGCTGTCCTTTGGTCCAGTACGGGAAGACCCCGCCGGACATGTCCGCCAGCTGTGCGGTGATCCCCTCCTGCAGCCGGCCGATCCCGGCGGCGGGAGCGGTCTCCAGCTCGACGCGGTAGAACCGACCGCCCAGAGCCAGTACGCGTTCGACCTCGGTGGCCGCCAGCAACGGCTCCGTGCAGAAGTCGATGCTCTCGTGCTCGACGACCGCATCGAACGAGCCCGCGGCGAACGGCATCGCCATCATGTCGCCGTGCCGCACGTCCAGGCCGTCCCGGCGTCCCGCGTCGATCATCGCGCGCGATGCCTCGATCCCGGTGTAGGAGCCCGCGAAGGGCGCGACGTTGCGAGCGAGCCTGCCGGTGCCCGTGCCCAGTTCCAGGACGCGGTGCGAGCCGAGGAAGTCCTTGGCGAAACCGCGCAGCACGTCGTTGAACCGCTCGGTCACCTGCCGCGCCGGGCCATACCGCCGTGCCAGCTCCGGCCCGTAGAGCGCGCCGTCGGAAGGCCGTGTCCCGGCGGGCCTGTCCGGGGCGATGCGTACGCCGGTGAGGCAACGCTGGTTGGCGTCGAACCAGCCGACGCACTCCAGCGCCGCCCGCACCGTCATCCGCTCGAACCGGGCGTGCCCCGCCAGCTCCGGGGGCAGGCCACCGAAAGCGAGGGTGCAGCCGTCGCCCCCGCCCCGCAGCCGTACGTACGCGCACGCGGCGATCAGCGTCGTCGTCTCGTCGGCGGTGATCGGTTCGTCCGGCCGGGCGGCGGCCGAGTACCGCGCCGCCACGTCGGCGACCGGGGGCAGG from Streptomyces sp. NBC_01591 includes:
- a CDS encoding class I SAM-dependent methyltransferase, producing MSSAIEVVREAGDSAAVPPCDSRFHYVPPWRAATLRSLAEQVLPPVADVAARYSAAARPDEPITADETTTLIAACAYVRLRGGGDGCTLAFGGLPPELAGHARFERMTVRAALECVGWFDANQRCLTGVRIAPDRPAGTRPSDGALYGPELARRYGPARQVTERFNDVLRGFAKDFLGSHRVLELGTGTGRLARNVAPFAGSYTGIEASRAMIDAGRRDGLDVRHGDMMAMPFAAGSFDAVVEHESIDFCTEPLLAATEVERVLALGGRFYRVELETAPAAGIGRLQEGITAQLADMSGGVFPYWTKGQRQRLHRWLLWRGFVHRRIELARWDETRALRDWLQGLVNASYPSFSGIDERTALSVCVELAGAASMGDLDTRWPGRVGMILHQYELVDRCCPGHRPRP